In Oncorhynchus keta strain PuntledgeMale-10-30-2019 chromosome 19, Oket_V2, whole genome shotgun sequence, a single genomic region encodes these proteins:
- the aig1 gene encoding androgen-induced gene 1 protein isoform X4, with amino-acid sequence MALIPSQVLRVAILLSYFSILCNYKAIDMPAHQTYGGSWKFLTFIDLVIQAVFFGVCVLTDLSRLLTKGSENQEQDRQLRKLIGLRDWMMAVLAFPVGVIARHMLVFSLYVGQPNPSHFSLVKPKGWRKGNVP; translated from the exons ATGGCGCTCATCCCATCTCAGGTGCTAAGGGTAGCCATTCTCCTGTCCTATTTCTCCATCCTCTGCAATTATAAAGCAATTGACATGCCCGCGCATCAAACATATGGCGGGAGCTGGAAGTTTTTAACATTCATAGACCTG GTGATCCAGGCAGTTTTCTTTGGCGTGTGTGTGCTGACAGACCTGTCCAGACTGCTGACCAAGGGCAGTGAGAACCAGGAGCAAGACAGGCAGCTTAGGAAGCTCATTGGCCTGAGGGACTGGATGATGGCAGTGCTGGCCTTCCCCGTTGGAGTG ATCGCCAGACACATGCTAGTCTTTAGCCTATATGTTGGTCAGCCAAATCCATCTCACTTCTCACTGGTGAAACCGAAAGGCTGGCGGAAAGGAAATGTCCCCTAG